From Plasmodium cynomolgi strain B DNA, chromosome 9, whole genome shotgun sequence:
TATCTCTACTACCTGACGTCCTGCGACAGAACTTTGAGGAGCGCATCGTAGTTCCCACGCTCATCCGAGTCGTGTTTAACCCAATTGgacttcttcaaaaaatctgcaaacatttttttggcctccttaattttgtaagttctccattttgagaaaacaTTTTCCAAATGGACTAGTGGTAAAGACTTAAAAATTCGGTCACTCTTATCGACCAGCTTTATGATGTCTTCCAAAGTGTCGTTCATATAATTAATTGGAATTTCGTGAAGCATTTTTTCGAATGTgtctctttttatatttatgtagctTATAATAAATTCTCTGTACAAGCTTAATTTTTCTGTATCCGTTAGGCGCACATTTCTGTACCTCTCGTCTGTTATGAGGTCAGCAGGAATTTTCACGGCCTCTTCAAAGGAGTCGAACATTTTGGCCGTAAATGGGTCATGTTTCAAAATGGCTTCGTCTATAACTGGGTGTTTTAGCTTCTCATGCAGGAGACTCACAAAAACGTTTCTATCGTCAGTTATCGCGTTGGCACGATAGGCTGATCGCATAATATCTGAGAGGGAATCTGCATGCCGATTTTCTCCCTTCCGCTTAGCCAACAATTTCTGACTGACACTTTGAaatatgtgtgtttttttctcaaaggATAAAATGTCGTACTTGCTACTTCgtagtaaattattttttattttaatccACTTCCCTGGGCTTTCCCCTCTGAAGGCATCAAACAAAACTTgttccaatttttcttccgtttctctttccatgtttttttttttcttttgtaaaaattccTTTAACAGTTTGCTCCTTGTAATATTCCAATTTTTGGTACCATTCCCTTGGAATGCTTTTTCACCCCTCAAAATGGATATCGCGTCTGTCTCTTCAAAGGGGTACCTAATTTGACCTTCTACCTTACACAGCAAAGATTGGAAATTCTCTACTAGCATTTTGAGCTCTCTTCTTCTGTCACtttcaatttcttttatcagattattaaaatattccttCCTCAGTTCCTTTGGTACTCTCAGATATCTTTCATCGTAGAGGAGGTGGGCCAACACGTTTTCATATTTGCAGAATTGGTCCATGTTTTTTTCGATGAGAAGGGTTTTATAATCCTCGAGGATTCTTTCCATGCTTTTTTCGATGCCTTTTTCGAAGCCTTTTTCCATGCCTTTTTCGAAGCCCTTTTCcatgccttttttcccttggcTACCTTCCCCCGTCGTTCCGTTGGTTAGACCACTTGAGGTCGCGCTCCTTGCGTCTGAGTCAATTCCGATCACGCCGTGGTGACGACCCCCTGTGGGGCTTCTCTCCACCGATTCACCAACCGGCTGATcgctttgctttttcttcaacagAATTTCTACCTCCTTTGGGCACTTCCACGTCTTTTCGCTCGTTTTCTTGTTGAAATAGAATTTATACCCTTTGCTCGTTTCGATGATGAACCACCCCCTGCTGCCCTCCACGTATTCCCAGCTGTACGGCACGCCCACGTAGTACTCCTGCACTTCTCTGGACAGATGGTCGTACCTGCCAGGAAGCGGTGGTTCCGAGTCCGGGGAAGCTTTCTCCACTGAGGCGGCTTCTCCCTCCACTTgggctgcttctccctccattgggg
This genomic window contains:
- a CDS encoding hypothetical protein (putative); translated protein: MDEVVPPMEGEAAPVEGEAAPVEGEAAPMEGEAAPMEGEAAPMEGEAAQVEGEAASVEKASPDSEPPLPGRYDHLSREVQEYYVGVPYSWEYVEGSRGWFIIETSKGYKFYFNKKTSEKTWKCPKEVEILLKKKQSDQPVGESVERSPTGGRHHGVIGIDSDARSATSSGLTNGTTGEGSQGKKGMEKGFEKGMEKGFEKGIEKSMERILEDYKTLLIEKNMDQFCKYENVLAHLLYDERYLRVPKELRKEYFNNLIKEIESDRRRELKMLVENFQSLLCKVEGQIRYPFEETDAISILRGEKAFQGNGTKNWNITRSKLLKEFLQKKKKNMERETEEKLEQVLFDAFRGESPGKWIKIKNNLLRSSKYDILSFEKKTHIFQSVSQKLLAKRKGENRHADSLSDIMRSAYRANAITDDRNVFVSLLHEKLKHPVIDEAILKHDPFTAKMFDSFEEAVKIPADLITDERYRNVRLTDTEKLSLYREFIISYINIKRDTFEKMLHEIPINYMNDTLEDIIKLVDKSDRIFKSLPLVHLENVFSKWRTYKIKEAKKMFADFLKKSNWVKHDSDERGNYDALLKVLSQDVSYQRLKCVPADREEMVKKRIRELKEEHKKNKNLAERLNR